ccattcaaggaccagaagtgcaacacaagaacattcagggaacataATGAGGCATCAGGCTAATAGAGGAATtcatggaacagatgggtcttgaggcatttcttgaaggtgcagagggagtctgatgaccagatgtggttcagcagctcattccaccataATCTAAttagttgcagcgaaaacctgcacacatgtcggccctttctgggtaagattgcccacccctgagcTAAGGGTACACTTGGCAGAGCCgggagggtacagccccagtgacaagtcaaaggtacaaattggttcTTTATTTTACGTCATGTGTTGGTGTTGCCCTGCAGACAGTAAGGCTGCCTCTGACAGGCTGCTGTGGACGATTACGGAAGACGGCACAAACTCTGCTGTCGCCTCTGTTCTTAATGCCTGAGCTATAATGAATTTGCTTTGTACAGACCCCGTTTTGGGGTTTAGCCTGGTCGGCATAGAGCTTTTAGCTGATGTGACATACTTTGGCTAATTGCTCACATGTGAGAACTGCTGATCTCTGGCTACATCTGTTACGGTAAATGATTAACACTTcttaaaaaaacatcaaatataTCAAAGTACTTTGCTTTAACTCTAGGCTGGGTGTTTTATAATCATGGCCATTCAAATTTTGGTTTATTCTTTACCATTGCCGATGTTTTGATCATATCTTTGTATAATGTGAGGATTGCCAGTAATCTAGACCATTTTGAGCGAATGGCAGTTTTATCAATAGAAAAAATATTAGTGTATGTTTGGGATACATAGGAATAATGTTCTTggaataaatataaattttatttctaCAAAGATTTAACTCTGTCTGCAccgtgcattgtgggtaaacaCTGTTGCAGAGGATGACCAGTAGAGATGGGAGAATATATTGAAATTCAGTATATCACAGTACAAAATGTGACTATCATGTGGTCTTGCAATACCTATCATTTGGTCTGTATAACCTTAGTAGTAAAGAAACTTTATTAGGGCAACTGCTTAACCAGTTTTATGCCGCTAGTGCAGCAGAGAGGGGAAATGCCTCTGTTGTGTCTGTTCCATTATTTCAAACCACATTCTTCAGTTTTCCATGaaaatggtgtttttttccagCGTTTCATGGAGAGTCACAGcattacattttgtttctaattttTTGTTATTGCAAAAAATCgcatgcatttaaattggtttATGTGCctgttatataatattatttttcatttacatatttGAAGAAATAATAGTACACTTCTTCACCACAGTCATGCTTATAATTGGCTCataattttttacatttattttgctgCTATTGAATTGTGGACTCCATATCGTGTATTGAATTGTATCGAGAAAAAAGCATGTCGTTCCATCCCCATTGACCAGCGTTCCACATTGGTTTATTTGCAGGTATGGATGTACTGTCGCCTGTACAGAACAATGGACCGGTTTCACTTGCCTGAGATTCTGGAAGCTGCTAAATCAGGTTGGTGAAGCAGAGGACCTGTGTGCTGTGGAATTAAGGGCCTCCACtaaaaatctgatttttttaaattttttatttttttttgcttttcccTCAAAGGTTTTACTTAAGGGATGGAAAACAGGGTTAGAATATATTAAGGAGTAGAGTCTCTATTGTAGTGTCAATAATGTattgttgtgattttttttacaagTTCATCATACTGAATGAATGCTTTTAAAATGCTCTAACTCTGTCTCCCTACTCCCCAATACAGGTGGGGAGTTCCTTCGGCGTTTTGCATgggtgccctctgctggcagcACAGGGAAGTGTGCCTTCTGCCTGACCCGAGATGGACAGCCAGTGAAGGTGCAGAGGACCATATTCAGCGAGTGCTTTTATGTCATGGCGATGGACGAGCTATCCAGAGTTACTGGGGATGAGGAGATGCAGGTGAGACACTAACAGTAAAGTTGATTTCTACGGTGAGAATTGGCAACTTTTCGTAAATAAGGTGGAACTTCCATGTCTAAAACCTGACTACAAGTGTTTCCTCATTCTGGACCGACAAACGGATCTTTTAATCTGGACTTTTTCTGATCCCTGGCTCCCTTGGGCAATGCTTGTCTCACAGGCACATGCCGAAAGCGTGATGGACCAGTTGGTGCACTGGGTCCGTGTGGACCCATCGGGCCTGGGCCAgccccagctctctggcgaccggcCTGTCAACAGCATGGCCGTACCCATGATGCTCCTGTGCCTGGTGGAGCAGCTCGGCGAGGGCAGGCCAGGCGTGGCTGAGAAGTACAGTGAAGTTGGTTCCTGGTGCGTCCAGCAGATCCTCCAGCACGTTCAGGTGATTGAGAAAGCGATAGCCTGGTTGGTGTGGTGCCCCCTGGTGACAGGAGTCTTGTATTACAGTTTTCTAAATGGTCAGGAAATTGCTCTCTTCTGTTTCCCCTCGGAAATTGGGTTTCTTTGTCTTTCTACACAAAATGAGGTACAGAAACAGAAATGGTATCCCAAAAGGCATGCAAATGCCAAGGTTGCATTAGCAAGATGACTAATTTCCTCCTCTGATTCTTGAATGAGTTCTGTGTATTTCTGCTGTTGAGGTGCTACAgatactctgtgtgtgtgtgtgtgtgtgtgtgtgtgtgtgtgtgtgtgtgtgtgtgtgtgtgtctgaggaTGTGTGCTTGATCAGCGAGTTGCTGCCTGTTATAGGAAACCTTTTCATCAGTGTTTTTGGGGTGGGGCACCAAACCAAACCACACACATCCCACTTCTCCTTGTAACATCTGTGTACACATCCCCTACAGAATGGTACAACACAGATGTTACAAGGAGAAGTGGGATGTGTGTGGTttggtcttgggggggggggggggggggggggactcacttgaagcacattttcacatgtcCAGCTAAACATTTACTTTAAGGTCTGCCAGTGTGTGTAAGCTTCAGTACGTAGTTCAAGCCAGTGGATGGTATAGTGCTGGACGCAGGTGGAGTTTCACTGTATATGAGGAGTTTTCGTGTCTTGCCAGTACAGAGAGATGGGAATGCCATTCTGGAGAATGTTTCCACAGATGGGAAGGAGCTGCCTGGTTGCCAGGGGCGACTGCAGAACCCAGGTGACACAATATCAGTAACCGTGCCCTGTTTCCTCTGCATAAACACAACACTGGAATTCTATGTTGGATCTCTGCTTACATGTAtctcaggtgcccccccccccaggatttGAGGTTGAGATTACTTCTCTAACATTGAAAAAtcaaatattaaatatgaaCTCTTTCACACATCGACCCGGGTCACGGTCTGGAAAAAGAGGCAGCTATGTCGGAAACTAAATCATTGATGAATCCTAATTTTTAGTGCAAATATCACTGGAAGGTAATCCTTTGCTGTGTAAaaatcagtccatccatccatccacatgcACACTGCTTCTCCTGGAAAGCGTAGAGGTGGCAGCATGCTGAGCAGGTCAGACCTGGCCACAGACCCCAGCTCTTTCTGAGGACTCCCCAAagattcccaggccagctgacaGCTGAGTCCGTGTTTCTGTGGGCTTCTACCTAGTGGGACTGTTATTTTGAGTTATATCTCTGTATAtgactgcatgtgtgtatgACTTTATATAACTTTAGCTACATGTGTGCTTTAAAAACCTGTCAGTGGGACAGCTGCACCATCCTCTACCATCTCCACCATATAAGGAGACTGTCATGTGACCATATAGGCCACGCCCTGGAAGCCGGCTGGTTCCTTCTCCAATATGCTGCTGGCCGAGGAGACCAGGAGCTGAAGAAGGTGGCGGTGGACAAGTTTCTGGAGTTGTCGTTCAAGGCTGGCTGGGATCCTGAACATGGAGGCCTGTTATACTTCCTGGATGCAGATGGACACTGTCCCACACAGGTGGGTGTGGTAGCTATCTGTGtggtttaataataaaatggcATTTGGAACATCACACAGAAGATTAATGGTGAAATATGCTTTGAAATGATTGATGCATGTGGCAGTTTGTATGTTGAGctggatttttttaaagcagttttGACCACTGAGCCCCGCCCAGGGCTGTTTCCATGGTAACCCACAGTGGCTCAATATCCTGCAGCTGGAGTGGAGCATGAAACTGTGGTGGCCGCACTGCGAGGCACTTGTTGCCTTCCTGATGGCCTACAGCCAGACCAAGGAGCCAGGCCTGCTGGACAGGTTCACACAGGTGTACGACTACACCTTCAGCCATGTGAGTGACAGCCTGCTGACCATGAGGCCCCCGTCGTGATGGCTGACCTCTGACCCGATGGCCTTGGTCTCTTTTGTTCTTGTTTAGTTTCCTGATGCAGAGCATGGAGAGTGGTTTGGGTATTTGGACCGACGTGGATCAGTGGAGCTGAATTTCAAAGGAGGCCCATTTAAAGGTGAGAAAGGGGTTGGCTTAAAGTGTCGCTTGAAgtgtgttctccccgtgtttatATGGGTTTGGTTCCAGTCCCAGCTCTGTGAGTGTGgcgcttgcatgttctccccgtgtttgtATGGGTTTGGTTCCAGTCCCAGCTCTGTGAGTGTGgcgcttgcatgttctccccgtgtttatATGGGTTTGGTTCCAGTCCCAGCTCTGTGAGTGTGgcgcttgcatgttctccccgtgtttgtATGGGTTTGGTTCCAGTCCCAGCTCTGTGAGTGTGGCGCTTGAAgtgtgttctccccgtgtttatGTGGGTTTGGTTCCAGTCCCAGCTCTGTGAGTGTGgcgcttgcatgttctccccgtgtttgtGTGAATTTGgatctgtttatgttaaaggcTCACTTTGACCTATTTTAGGGTTTTTCCACGTCCCACGATGCCTGTTTCTTTGTGAGAAGTTGCTGGACGCTCTCCTTGCTGAGACCCGCAGCTCATGAAACCGCACTGACACACTAAGGTGTCACCAGCTCCACTCCGGTGTCCCTCTGCGGTGTGCGGCTGACAGAAAGAGCGTGTTAGAGCCCCTCACATGAAAGTGCTGTGCTGAGCATGGCTGTTCTGCAACACACATCAAAGGGTGACAGGAAATGGCTTGAAATACCTGCCTGGGtatttttattgtcacatgatttttttttttcatttcaagttTTGCAATGTGAAAACTAACCTGTCGATCCAAGTATTTGCATCTCTGTATTTTGGGTAAACATATAACAACCTATAAAATCATGGCATTTCATTTAGCAGCTTTCTAAAATTACTACCTCGGTAAAAATAAAGGTTTGAATCTGTCTATGGAATAATTGTTTGCCGTCAGTCACAGCTTGATTTAACGTCCTTTTCCATTGACTACCATTTTAGTTTCCTTAAGCTTAGACCTGACAGTAGACTGATCCATTTATTCTGGGAAGTCTTTGCTGGGTTTGTCGTATAATCTGGTTTGAAAGGTTTTAAAGGGGGTGGTGATGTGTAGTTGAAAGGAGACAGACTGAATGAACTCAACCCAGGTCAGACATACAATCTCCTGTTGGCTTCTAGGTCTTATTGTGGCATTTGTAACATCCCCCTCTAGGCTTCTGATGGACAGAATGTGCACTACACATATCAGAAAAGGgagatttgttttaaaaaaccATGTTTATGGTTCCTTTCCCCAACTAAACCAATGTTTATTTCACCTCTTGCAAAAAACACTTAATGTGCCATGTAGTTTTGTTCTGTCAGACTGTGCTGTTTTGTATTCTCTTTTTGTGACTGTATAATCACCATAAATGTCAGCTTAGATTCAAACACATTTAATACACTGTTGTTGGTCTTAATAAAATTGAAATATGGGTATTTTGTCCTCTTTCTCCACCTGAAAGTGTGGTGAATCTGCATCTGACAAAGGCAACAGCCCTCAAGCCCCAGTTAACTAATCTCTGTCCCGTAAGGTGCAGTTTGAGGTAGAGCCTTGTTTACACAGTGCACCGTGTCTAAGATACCTGCATCCCAAAATACCTCATGACGGGTGTTTTGTGAACACACAAATATTCATTTTTCATATACATTTATTGGTTAATGCTACGTCAGCCATTTGTATAGATTACATAATTTACACACTTTCATGCTACAAGGACCTGTTACAGGTTTGCTTGTTCTCCAGTAACCCACAGGATCCAGCCGTTTTCCTTTATAGAAATAAGATTCCAGGGTTCTTTGCAGGACACTGCTGATCAATGTGAGGATCTTGCTCGCCCTGTTGAACATCTCAGCCTCCTGTGATGGGCAGACTGGGCCATTTCCCTGTGTGGGGTCATCCTCAGTGGGACTGTCTTCTCTTCTCCTCCAACAGGTTGTGGAGTTCCTCTCTGGTGGAGATCACTGCGCCCTGCAGAGCCGCGATCTCTGCCGACAGCTCGATCACTGTAGAAACGCGAGCCAGATAACATTATGTGGAATCTATATTGTCACCTGACCTTTCAACAAGCGTTTGATTAGCTTAGGTGGTTAATTCAGCAGCTTGGTGAACTCAAACACAGAGATGGCCGCCCGTGTAGCAGGTCGCTGGCAGCGACATGCTCCTGCACACCCACCTTGCCTGAAGGCCACCTGCGCCTGCTTCAGGCTTTGTGGGACCAGGATTCCAAACCACTTTAGTGGGTCCTGATGCCTCTGCAGTCCTTTGCTCTCCAGTCTCACATCATCTTTGGACACGCACTCTTTTACTGGGACCGGTTCCTCCTGAGGGTTTTTAGTCTTTGCCGTCGTTCTTCTCCTCAGACCTTTCGCATAATATAATACAACCAAGAATGTTCCTCCATAAACCTAGACCACATGATCTTACTGAGCAAATTATATGCGCTGGACCCCAAAGCAAATGATTAGCAGCCACGAGGCTGTGACTTCCCCCAATATACCTCCTTCCATCGGTCCACAGTCCTCAACATCATCCTTAGTCTTTGGATCTTCAGAGCCCTGGGTCTCCTCCCTTTCGGCTTGAAACTCAGTCACGCCGCCTGTTAGCTCCCTTTCAAACAGAGGTATCTAATGATGCCACAGTTTTACTAGGTACTTTATTCGTACAGGGTCACTATTTTAATTCAAGAAATGGCCTTTGAATCACAACTTTGATTTTGAGGACTCTCATGTGAATTACACaccataattgttttttttgttcttttttatttccCTTTAAGAAACAGCACCATTTCTACACCGTGGGtagcaaaaaaaacataattcagAGTGTTTTCTTATGACCTGACTTTTGTACTGTGGCAGCTACATGGTTTAACTATAGCTCAATTTTCATGGTATGGTTTAATTCAACTCCTGCGAAGTCTCTTTTTCCAAAGTTCAGGGAAGGGCTTGGACTAATGAAAATGCACATTATGCTTTCTGTCAACCTGTGTGGTTTCTTTTCAAAAAATCGCACAAAAAGTTatccattgaaatgtaaaaaatttTTGGTTCAACCCTGAATTTTCTCACAGAAGCCTTGTAATCTAGGCACCAAAATACAGCTTGGAAAAAGAAGCTAAAAATTAACCGTGAAGTCTCCACTGGCCAAGTCAGGGGATACCACAACAGCCAAATCACAAACCTGTGTGGTTTAGTgactttaattttttaatttttgtctctttatatgatattaaaataaaacattcttaTTTATTAAATCTAATCAGAcccaattttctttttttacctgTCAGTACATAATTTCACTACATGGCTCTGAACCAGTACTGGCCTTAGCCGATGTAGGCGACCAACAGTGCCGGCGTCCGAGGCAAAGTGGAACTGGGAAGCATgtcggcgccccctcagaagtCGGCGCCCTACGCGAACGCCTATGCCGCCCACAGGATTGACCTGGATCTGAAGAAAACGTAAGCATGGCAGTACCTGACACACACGCGCACCTGCGGCTGTATCTCGCTGCCATACTGCAGGGCGGAGACCTGCTTGTTTCCCATGGCGTACCTCGCCTTAGAGATGGAGAACCAGCCCTGTGGTGCGAGAGGATATGACCAATGTGTTTAGCGTGGCTGCCAAGGCAAAACATGAAATATCAAACTGATCTTTCGAATGTTAGAAGTATTTTATTTGTGAAATGCAATGTGTAGCTATCTAACACGGCACGTCACTACTTGAACCGTAACTCACCTGCTCTATGAGTGAGTTGAACCTCTGCCTTTTCTCTTCAAGCGACTCCAGCTGGTCCATGAAGCGCAGAAGACACCCGTCCAAACGCAGGGAAACATCGTCCTTCATCGTGGAAACCAAGCTCCGTTAATCCGTTTAACCAAAGATCAGTCGCATCCAGGACCGTCCACCGCTCGGTTCTCTTCTTATATACAAAGCAGTTTATTTCGCATTTTACGCGGCACAATAATCCTCTGGACAGCCGGAAACTTCCAATTGATTGTGCTCC
This genomic interval from Paramormyrops kingsleyae isolate MSU_618 chromosome 8, PKINGS_0.4, whole genome shotgun sequence contains the following:
- the renbp gene encoding N-acylglucosamine 2-epimerase, whose amino-acid sequence is MTTDRLEGYRARIQAELDQVVAYWLKHSHDKVYGGFFTCLAKDGKIYDELKYVWLQGRQVWMYCRLYRTMDRFHLPEILEAAKSGGEFLRRFAWVPSAGSTGKCAFCLTRDGQPVKVQRTIFSECFYVMAMDELSRVTGDEEMQAHAESVMDQLVHWVRVDPSGLGQPQLSGDRPVNSMAVPMMLLCLVEQLGEGRPGVAEKYSEVGSWCVQQILQHVQRDGNAILENVSTDGKELPGCQGRLQNPGHALEAGWFLLQYAAGRGDQELKKVAVDKFLELSFKAGWDPEHGGLLYFLDADGHCPTQLEWSMKLWWPHCEALVAFLMAYSQTKEPGLLDRFTQVYDYTFSHFPDAEHGEWFGYLDRRGSVELNFKGGPFKGFFHVPRCLFLCEKLLDALLAETRSS
- the vma22 gene encoding coiled-coil domain-containing protein 115; translated protein: MKDDVSLRLDGCLLRFMDQLESLEEKRQRFNSLIEQGWFSISKARYAMGNKQVSALQYGSEIQPQVRVCVRELTGGVTEFQAEREETQGSEDPKTKDDVEDCGPMEGGLRRRTTAKTKNPQEEPVPVKECVSKDDVRLESKGLQRHQDPLKWFGILVPQSLKQAQVAFRQVIELSAEIAALQGAVISTREELHNLLEEKRRQSH